The proteins below come from a single Erysipelothrix piscisicarius genomic window:
- the pepF gene encoding oligoendopeptidase F, producing the protein MSDKYELPLRSEVDIKDTWDLTPMFKDDDAWNAEFDAIQNDLSEVAAYRGTLTKSAESLLAGLKFRDELSYRIEFLYVYAHLSFDVDTTNPKYQAMNARVQSLLAQFGSSFSFYEAEILSADEAVIREYLESNEALTLYHHEFDRLFKSRPHILSEKEERILASSGEIFGVSSQTFGMLNNADIQFPTIKDESGNDIQLSHGRYSLLMESADRRVREDAFKAMQTTYGNLKNTLASTLSGNVKVHNFNATIRNYASARQAALAANNIDEEVYDSLLEGIHNNIDLLHDYVALREDALGIDDIQMYDIYVPMVDEVDLKFTYEEAQEVILDALSVLGEEYCAVLKRAFNERWIDVVENKGKRSGAYSSGTYGSAPYILLNWQENIDNVFTLAHELGHSVHSYFTRKYQPYIYGDYSIFVAEVASTTNENLLLNYLLDQYEDPKVRAYLLNHYLDTVKGTVFRQTQFAEFEHLIHKSDQEGVALTTDYLIESYYKLNQFYYGESISTQEIGYEWARIPHFYYNYYVYQYATGFSAATLFSETIYNGGDATPYLDFLKSGSSDYPINVLRKAGVDMTESTAVDKTLEKFGERMAELRTLLVK; encoded by the coding sequence TCAAAACGACTTAAGTGAAGTGGCTGCATATCGCGGTACACTCACCAAGAGCGCAGAGAGTTTATTAGCGGGTCTTAAATTTCGTGATGAATTAAGTTATCGTATTGAATTTTTATATGTTTATGCACATCTAAGTTTTGATGTCGATACCACAAACCCTAAGTATCAAGCAATGAATGCACGCGTACAATCGCTTCTTGCGCAATTTGGATCAAGTTTTTCTTTCTATGAAGCAGAAATTTTATCTGCAGATGAGGCGGTTATTCGCGAATATCTTGAATCAAATGAGGCACTCACTTTATATCATCACGAGTTTGATCGTCTTTTTAAATCAAGACCTCATATTCTTAGCGAGAAGGAAGAGCGTATTCTCGCATCATCAGGCGAAATCTTTGGCGTTTCTTCGCAAACATTTGGTATGTTAAATAATGCGGATATTCAATTCCCTACAATTAAAGATGAATCAGGAAATGATATTCAATTATCACACGGACGTTATTCACTCTTAATGGAGAGTGCGGATCGTCGAGTTCGTGAAGATGCTTTTAAAGCAATGCAAACAACGTATGGTAATTTAAAGAATACACTTGCAAGTACTTTATCAGGAAATGTAAAGGTTCATAATTTCAATGCAACGATTCGTAATTATGCATCAGCACGTCAAGCTGCACTTGCTGCAAATAATATTGACGAAGAAGTTTATGACTCACTTCTCGAAGGAATTCATAATAATATTGATTTACTTCATGATTATGTTGCACTTCGTGAAGATGCATTGGGTATTGATGATATTCAAATGTATGATATCTATGTCCCAATGGTTGATGAAGTGGATTTAAAATTTACGTATGAAGAAGCACAAGAAGTAATTTTGGATGCCTTGAGTGTTCTGGGTGAAGAATATTGTGCAGTATTAAAACGTGCATTTAATGAACGTTGGATTGATGTTGTTGAGAATAAAGGGAAGCGATCGGGTGCTTATTCATCAGGTACTTATGGAAGTGCCCCTTATATTCTGTTAAACTGGCAAGAAAATATAGATAATGTCTTTACACTTGCTCATGAACTCGGCCACAGTGTTCACTCTTACTTTACACGTAAGTATCAACCTTACATTTATGGTGATTACTCGATTTTTGTTGCTGAAGTTGCTTCAACGACAAATGAAAATTTATTGTTGAATTACTTATTGGATCAATATGAGGATCCTAAGGTTCGTGCTTACCTGTTGAATCATTATTTAGACACGGTTAAAGGCACGGTGTTCCGTCAAACGCAGTTTGCTGAGTTTGAACACCTTATCCATAAATCAGACCAGGAGGGCGTTGCTTTAACGACTGATTATCTCATTGAGTCGTACTACAAACTGAATCAATTCTATTATGGTGAATCGATCAGTACCCAAGAAATTGGTTATGAGTGGGCACGGATCCCTCATTTCTACTACAACTATTATGTTTACCAATATGCTACAGGATTTAGTGCGGCAACTTTATTCAGTGAAACAATTTATAATGGTGGCGATGCGACACCTTATCTTGACTTCTTAAAATCGGGAAGTTCTGATTATCCTATCAATGTCCTACGAAAAGCAGGTGTTGATATGACAGAATCAACAGCTGTTGATAAAACACTGGAAAAATTTGGTGAACGTATGGCGGAATTACGAACACTGCTTGTAAAATAG
- a CDS encoding PTS mannose/fructose/sorbose/N-acetylgalactosamine transporter subunit IIC — protein sequence MQEALLVGLVVALVWFVEKMLGTPMANRPLIISPLVGLVLGDLQSGIIIGASLELFFMGAIQVGAAVPPDVLIGSALGTAFAILSGQGSEIALALALPIAILAQSLKVIIFIVRSWFMDFAMKLAEDANIKGMFALNIGGLLLHCLMYFTVAFIAVLFGASAVEGFVQAIPANLMNGLEVAGKLLPAVGFALLLQPMMNGKNILYFILGFILIAYLELPILAVTLFGVILAFIIVFEVGQAPAAIEHDELEDLFDE from the coding sequence ATGCAAGAAGCGTTACTTGTTGGTCTTGTAGTCGCCTTGGTATGGTTCGTAGAAAAGATGCTCGGAACCCCAATGGCCAATCGACCACTTATTATCTCACCCCTTGTTGGACTCGTACTTGGCGATCTTCAATCAGGAATAATTATTGGTGCCAGTCTTGAGCTTTTCTTTATGGGTGCCATTCAAGTTGGTGCTGCAGTACCACCGGATGTGTTAATTGGTTCTGCACTGGGAACAGCGTTCGCAATCTTATCCGGTCAAGGATCTGAAATTGCGCTTGCGCTTGCTTTACCGATTGCAATCCTTGCACAATCATTAAAAGTTATTATCTTTATTGTTCGATCATGGTTTATGGACTTTGCCATGAAACTCGCAGAAGATGCGAACATTAAAGGAATGTTTGCCCTCAATATTGGAGGTCTCTTACTTCACTGCCTCATGTACTTTACAGTAGCCTTTATTGCTGTACTCTTCGGTGCAAGTGCTGTAGAAGGATTTGTACAAGCCATTCCCGCAAATCTAATGAATGGTCTTGAAGTTGCTGGAAAACTGCTCCCTGCAGTAGGGTTCGCATTGTTACTCCAACCGATGATGAATGGAAAAAACATTCTCTACTTCATTCTTGGATTTATTCTTATTGCCTACCTTGAATTACCAATCTTAGCAGTAACCTTATTCGGTGTTATTCTTGCCTTCATTATTGTCTTTGAAGTCGGACAAGCACCTGCAGCCATAGAACATGATGAATTGGAGGACTTATTCGATGAATAA
- a CDS encoding BglG family transcription antiterminator, producing the protein MEFTNRQLIIMHHLAQGQTVTAHELALSSNVSIRTIKKEIQILREVLKSYQIEVCSIPGHGYRLNPLNEHQEEKIFENIGSISLIRRMNSFSRNNSERVSYLIRTLLNANDYLKIEDLAERMFVSRTTIHNDLKDVRLQLRRFHLELKSRPAYGLKLIGSEFNLRLAFAEYFFHNTLSLVESKEKEAFILNNDMLHKTEAIVKECCFNANILLSDFSLQNIAVHILILFKRRREGHTVEIHKTTDSPLLPLAQTMANAISTLLNEDPLEKSELLYLAIHLDSKQIIAHSGKTKLQDEALIYDIFTEIDNNFAINFFDNHELFRYLLLHIPQMIKRIDHSKSANPSKPS; encoded by the coding sequence ATGGAATTCACAAATCGGCAACTTATCATCATGCATCATCTTGCACAAGGGCAAACCGTTACAGCCCATGAACTTGCACTTTCAAGTAATGTATCCATTCGAACAATCAAGAAAGAGATCCAAATACTTCGTGAAGTGTTGAAGTCATATCAGATTGAGGTTTGTTCCATTCCAGGCCATGGATATCGTCTAAATCCGCTAAATGAACACCAAGAAGAAAAAATTTTCGAGAACATTGGCTCGATTAGCTTGATTCGACGCATGAATAGTTTTTCGCGAAATAACTCCGAACGTGTTTCTTATCTAATTCGAACGCTCTTAAACGCCAACGATTACCTAAAGATTGAAGACCTCGCAGAACGGATGTTTGTCAGCCGTACCACCATTCACAACGACCTTAAAGATGTTCGACTGCAACTTCGCCGATTTCATCTTGAACTAAAATCTCGACCTGCATATGGACTGAAACTCATTGGGTCGGAATTCAACCTGCGGCTTGCCTTTGCGGAATACTTTTTCCATAATACCTTAAGTCTTGTGGAATCGAAGGAAAAAGAAGCATTCATCCTCAACAATGACATGCTTCATAAAACGGAAGCGATTGTAAAGGAATGTTGTTTTAATGCGAATATCCTTCTTTCTGATTTTTCACTCCAAAATATTGCAGTACATATTTTAATCCTTTTTAAACGTCGTCGTGAAGGTCACACCGTTGAAATTCATAAAACAACTGATTCACCACTACTCCCCCTTGCTCAAACGATGGCCAATGCGATTAGTACGCTTTTAAATGAAGACCCCTTAGAAAAATCAGAACTTCTCTACCTGGCAATCCACCTTGACAGCAAACAAATCATTGCGCACTCAGGAAAAACAAAACTGCAAGACGAGGCACTCATCTACGATATTTTCACTGAAATCGATAACAACTTCGCGATTAACTTTTTCGATAATCACGAACTTTTTCGTTATCTGTTATTACACATTCCCCAGATGATTAAACGGATTGACCATTCGAAATCCGCTAATCCATCGAAACCTTCGTGA
- the nrdE gene encoding class 1b ribonucleoside-diphosphate reductase subunit alpha, whose protein sequence is MTVQNKSNQIPEWVILNNQIVDGDGNIKDLNKDKEAVRSYFLNEINKKTQFFHSLEEKLEYLTTNDYYETEFLEKYTFDQIQAVYDIAYDAKFRFPTYMGAFKFYNDYALKSIDAERVFLERYEDRLSVIALYHADGDFELAKRLITSLIAQDFTPATPTLLNTGKKKRGEFVSCFLLEVDDSLNDIARVQEFAMQLSKLGGGVSINLTNLRAKGESIKDIPNVAKGVVGVAKLLDNAFRYADQMGQRQGAGAVYLNVFHADIEDFLQTKKLNADDDVRVKTLSMGVVMPDKMIELAREDKDMYVFYPHTVYKEYGIPFSDVAIKMDEWYDKLVENPKVRKRKINPRKLFDMIAQLQGESGYPYIMYADNVNKENPLADPIKFSNLCTEILQPSIVSHYGDYHRRDEDEIGLDISCNLASGHMGNMIKNNSIKETVFAAMEIMNSVSEKTNIAHVPAVARANRIMRSVGFGIMGHHGYIAENYIGYGSEEDIDLIDVFFSLINYYSLVHSMEKAKETGEKFYGFERSSYADGSYFNDRGQVLPKTDVVRGLLSDIEIPTDEDWAQLKEDVMTHGLYNSNRLAVAPNGSIAYVMSATPSLTPIKQIVEERTYGNSKTYFPMPAADVAGFMYESAYQMDKYKIIDVIATAQKHVDQGISFELCITSDETTRSLQRYYLYAHYQGIKTLYYTRTQKLRIDECESCAV, encoded by the coding sequence ATGACAGTACAAAATAAATCAAATCAAATTCCAGAATGGGTAATCCTAAATAATCAAATCGTTGATGGCGATGGAAATATTAAGGATTTAAATAAAGATAAGGAGGCAGTCCGCTCTTACTTTTTAAATGAAATCAATAAGAAAACTCAGTTTTTTCACTCACTTGAAGAAAAATTGGAATATCTTACAACGAATGATTATTACGAAACAGAATTTTTAGAAAAGTATACGTTTGATCAAATTCAAGCGGTCTATGATATTGCATATGATGCCAAATTCCGTTTCCCGACATATATGGGAGCGTTTAAGTTTTATAATGATTACGCACTTAAATCCATTGACGCGGAACGTGTGTTTTTAGAACGTTATGAAGACCGTCTTTCGGTAATTGCACTTTATCATGCGGATGGCGACTTTGAACTTGCTAAAAGACTGATTACGTCGTTAATTGCGCAAGATTTTACACCGGCAACACCAACACTTCTCAATACCGGTAAGAAAAAACGCGGTGAATTTGTATCGTGTTTCTTATTGGAAGTGGATGACTCGTTAAACGATATTGCACGAGTTCAAGAATTTGCGATGCAACTTTCAAAATTGGGTGGTGGCGTTTCCATTAACTTGACCAATTTACGTGCAAAAGGCGAATCAATTAAAGACATTCCAAACGTTGCGAAAGGTGTTGTTGGGGTAGCAAAACTTTTAGATAATGCATTCCGATACGCCGACCAAATGGGACAACGTCAAGGTGCAGGAGCTGTTTACTTAAATGTATTCCATGCTGATATTGAAGATTTCTTGCAAACAAAAAAACTCAATGCCGATGATGATGTTCGTGTTAAAACGCTCTCAATGGGGGTTGTGATGCCCGATAAAATGATTGAATTAGCGCGTGAAGATAAAGACATGTATGTCTTCTATCCACACACGGTCTATAAAGAATACGGGATTCCATTCTCAGATGTCGCCATTAAGATGGATGAATGGTACGACAAGTTGGTTGAAAATCCTAAAGTGCGCAAACGCAAAATCAATCCACGTAAGTTATTTGATATGATTGCGCAATTACAAGGGGAGTCAGGTTATCCATACATTATGTATGCGGACAACGTAAACAAAGAAAATCCACTTGCTGATCCAATCAAGTTCTCGAATTTATGTACAGAAATTTTACAGCCGTCGATTGTATCTCACTATGGTGATTATCATCGCCGTGATGAAGATGAAATCGGTCTCGATATTTCTTGTAACCTTGCGAGCGGTCATATGGGAAATATGATCAAAAATAACTCCATTAAAGAGACCGTATTTGCTGCAATGGAAATTATGAACTCTGTTTCCGAAAAAACAAATATTGCGCATGTTCCCGCTGTAGCGCGTGCAAACCGCATTATGCGAAGTGTTGGTTTTGGTATTATGGGACATCATGGTTATATTGCAGAAAATTACATTGGTTACGGTAGTGAAGAAGATATTGACTTAATTGATGTGTTCTTTAGTTTAATTAACTATTATAGTCTTGTGCATTCAATGGAGAAAGCGAAAGAAACCGGCGAGAAATTCTATGGTTTTGAGCGAAGTTCGTATGCGGACGGCAGTTATTTCAACGATCGGGGTCAAGTATTACCAAAGACTGACGTGGTTCGAGGCTTGTTGTCGGATATTGAAATACCAACGGATGAAGACTGGGCTCAATTAAAAGAAGATGTAATGACCCATGGACTCTACAACTCAAATCGATTAGCTGTTGCACCGAATGGTTCGATTGCATATGTTATGAGTGCTACACCTTCCTTAACGCCAATTAAACAAATTGTCGAAGAACGTACGTATGGAAATTCAAAAACATACTTCCCAATGCCTGCTGCGGATGTTGCGGGGTTTATGTACGAATCAGCATATCAAATGGATAAGTATAAGATTATCGACGTGATTGCTACGGCTCAAAAGCATGTTGATCAAGGAATTTCATTTGAGTTATGCATTACTTCGGATGAGACAACACGAAGTCTACAACGCTATTACCTCTATGCACATTACCAAGGAATTAAGACGTTGTACTATACACGAACACAAAAATTGAGAATTGATGAATGTGAAAGTTGTGCGGTTTAA
- a CDS encoding PTS system mannose/fructose/sorbose family transporter subunit IID, producing the protein MNKIETTKEDKKLFREIFWYSFLLENSYNYERQQGLGFAVGMCPAIKRFYHTKEDRADALVRHMQIFNTTPHVVSAITGVATALEKEASQNPDFDKNTINSIKISLMGPFAGIGDSFFWGTIRIIATAIALPLSQQGNILGPILFLIAFNVPHMIVRYLGGVFGYKFGTTLMDSASESGIFAKITRAATIVGLMVIGGMSAQMVKLKTIVAFSFNETEFLLQQYIDQIFPLLLPLLYTLLMFHLLKNKKKSSMFLLLVTIAFGIIGSYIGLL; encoded by the coding sequence ATGAATAAAATAGAAACAACAAAAGAAGATAAAAAGTTATTTCGAGAAATCTTCTGGTACTCATTCTTACTCGAAAATTCCTATAACTATGAACGCCAACAAGGACTCGGATTTGCGGTAGGAATGTGCCCAGCCATTAAACGCTTTTACCACACCAAAGAAGATCGTGCCGATGCACTTGTACGTCATATGCAAATCTTTAACACAACCCCTCATGTTGTTTCCGCCATCACGGGTGTTGCGACGGCACTTGAAAAAGAAGCAAGTCAAAATCCCGATTTTGATAAGAATACAATTAATAGCATCAAGATTTCATTGATGGGTCCATTTGCTGGGATTGGTGATTCCTTTTTCTGGGGAACCATCCGTATTATTGCAACCGCAATTGCGTTACCTTTATCACAACAAGGAAACATCCTCGGTCCGATTTTATTCCTAATTGCATTCAATGTTCCACATATGATTGTGCGTTACCTTGGTGGTGTCTTTGGATATAAATTCGGAACAACCCTGATGGATAGTGCATCCGAATCCGGTATTTTCGCAAAGATCACCAGAGCAGCAACCATTGTCGGATTAATGGTTATTGGAGGCATGAGTGCTCAAATGGTTAAACTTAAAACCATTGTGGCATTTTCATTTAATGAAACAGAGTTTTTACTCCAACAATACATTGATCAAATCTTCCCACTGCTTTTACCACTTCTTTATACACTTTTAATGTTCCATTTATTAAAGAACAAGAAAAAGAGTTCGATGTTCTTACTGCTTGTTACCATTGCATTTGGTATCATTGGTTCGTATATTGGATTACTCTAA
- a CDS encoding SIS domain-containing protein, which yields MNTLRDCIIEIPEKLNHLRDQRDVIATAINQATHGDTVRKVVVVGSGSSYNTAFTTKTFAESTCHIEVELMYPSIFVEHYNRALCDQHALYIFISQGGQTKLVYEAIECANQLGLKTVSIPESLETPIAKKAQTALEMGSGKEQFIFRTLGFSTTCTVLYLIYLSLGVINNQIDPTQSEAIIKDLDVMIQELPHIREASNAFYHNNKLYFSKTDAYIFSGPGALWPIAQEADIKFMEMLPSLTNSFELEELIHGPQNMFTHDQGFFLLAYHENDLRKSRKIQKFITQEVHARCIIVSNTDKDDFNINTKSTYFYPLAYMTFFQVLAYHIATDRGRDLSKTMYPQLSEYINKSLETKRS from the coding sequence ATGAATACATTAAGGGATTGTATTATTGAAATCCCAGAAAAATTAAATCATTTACGTGATCAACGTGATGTGATTGCAACCGCAATAAACCAAGCGACACATGGAGATACTGTACGCAAAGTTGTGGTTGTGGGTTCGGGTTCATCTTACAATACGGCATTTACCACAAAAACATTTGCGGAATCTACATGCCACATTGAAGTTGAATTAATGTACCCCAGTATTTTTGTTGAACACTATAACCGAGCACTTTGTGATCAACATGCACTCTATATCTTCATTTCACAAGGAGGCCAAACAAAACTTGTGTACGAAGCGATTGAATGCGCCAATCAATTAGGACTGAAAACAGTTTCGATTCCCGAGTCGCTTGAAACACCGATTGCGAAAAAGGCACAGACCGCACTTGAAATGGGCAGTGGAAAAGAACAATTTATTTTTCGAACACTTGGGTTTTCGACGACATGTACCGTTCTTTATCTTATTTACCTATCTCTTGGCGTTATAAACAATCAGATTGACCCCACACAATCTGAAGCAATTATCAAAGACTTAGACGTGATGATTCAGGAACTCCCCCACATTCGTGAAGCATCCAATGCCTTTTATCACAACAATAAGTTATATTTTTCAAAGACAGATGCTTATATCTTTTCCGGACCGGGCGCCTTATGGCCCATTGCTCAAGAAGCAGATATTAAGTTTATGGAAATGCTACCCAGTCTTACCAATAGTTTCGAACTTGAAGAATTAATTCATGGTCCACAAAATATGTTTACCCATGACCAAGGGTTCTTCTTACTTGCGTATCACGAAAATGATTTGCGTAAAAGCAGGAAGATTCAGAAATTTATAACACAGGAAGTGCATGCCCGCTGTATAATTGTCTCAAATACGGACAAAGACGATTTCAATATCAACACGAAATCAACGTATTTCTATCCACTTGCTTATATGACATTCTTCCAAGTGCTTGCATACCACATTGCTACAGATCGTGGTCGCGACCTTTCGAAGACAATGTATCCCCAACTTTCGGAATACATCAATAAAAGTCTTGAGACGAAACGCTCTTAA
- a CDS encoding alpha/beta hydrolase — MIHKFIDNGSDKTLVLFHGTGGDENVLLPVAKMVAPTMNHLSIRGDVVTFGKRRFSAVQSETQILDEADLLGRVRTILDTVKSLQDAYNLGELWALGFSNGANTIAALILEQPTPFKKCVLLRPMNFTSDTQELDLKGMDILIHSGRFDDIIPYESAVALEKRLINNNARVTHRIYELDHRMRAYEIEEIKQWFDMELTL; from the coding sequence ATGATACATAAATTTATTGATAACGGAAGCGATAAAACGCTTGTTTTATTTCATGGAACAGGTGGTGATGAAAACGTATTACTGCCGGTAGCGAAAATGGTTGCCCCCACAATGAATCACCTTTCCATCCGAGGCGACGTCGTTACGTTTGGTAAACGACGCTTTTCTGCTGTACAAAGCGAAACTCAAATTCTTGATGAAGCGGACTTATTGGGCCGAGTTCGTACAATCTTGGATACTGTGAAGTCATTACAAGACGCCTACAATCTTGGCGAACTATGGGCATTAGGTTTTTCTAATGGCGCCAATACCATCGCAGCCTTAATCCTAGAACAACCAACCCCTTTTAAAAAGTGTGTCTTACTGAGACCGATGAACTTCACAAGTGATACACAGGAGCTTGATTTAAAGGGCATGGACATTTTAATCCATAGTGGTCGATTTGATGATATAATTCCTTATGAAAGTGCCGTCGCTTTGGAGAAACGTCTCATTAATAATAATGCACGTGTTACACACCGCATTTATGAATTGGACCATCGGATGCGCGCTTACGAAATCGAAGAAATCAAACAATGGTTTGATATGGAGCTAACATTATGA
- a CDS encoding PTS sugar transporter subunit IIA, translating to MTIRNPLIHRNLREFLFAAKVTISAVSVIESNYPDISINLDEFGYLLLYFQGALMTRHQQTLNIGFIGGNGRSETIVYAQTLREHFNDDHITVSVYGSLQEITQPLDIGVSMAKMTIPQAREVVAIEDGNYLTHIEQKIKQFDLAEADLDHYLKPQYVIYNLPGNNKEQVLHNLTEKMNTMNLLKPHYDSNPFTTHEIGHNLVHLQDLKKHVDRALCFVAVLEKPIIWDKSEVHVLFIIKTKRDGDHDLFYLCDRFSRWSMDRLKVQQLIEGQSFDEFKHALISA from the coding sequence TTGACCATTCGAAATCCGCTAATCCATCGAAACCTTCGTGAATTTCTCTTTGCCGCCAAGGTAACCATCTCTGCCGTTTCGGTCATCGAATCCAATTATCCCGACATTTCCATAAATCTTGATGAGTTTGGCTATTTATTACTTTATTTCCAAGGTGCACTCATGACCCGCCACCAACAAACCCTCAACATTGGATTTATTGGTGGAAATGGACGGTCTGAAACCATTGTTTATGCCCAAACTTTGCGCGAACATTTTAATGATGATCATATTACTGTCAGCGTTTATGGATCCTTACAAGAAATTACACAACCTCTGGACATCGGCGTATCCATGGCCAAAATGACCATCCCACAAGCCCGTGAAGTCGTCGCAATCGAGGATGGGAACTACCTTACCCATATCGAACAAAAAATCAAACAATTCGATCTTGCTGAAGCCGATTTAGACCACTATCTTAAACCTCAATATGTAATTTATAACCTCCCTGGCAACAACAAAGAACAAGTCCTTCACAACTTAACTGAGAAAATGAATACCATGAACCTTCTCAAACCCCACTATGATTCAAACCCCTTCACAACACATGAAATCGGACACAATCTTGTACATTTACAAGATCTCAAGAAACATGTTGATCGGGCTTTATGTTTTGTAGCGGTATTGGAAAAACCGATTATCTGGGATAAAAGTGAAGTTCACGTTCTTTTTATTATTAAAACAAAACGTGATGGGGATCATGACCTCTTCTACCTATGTGATCGATTCTCAAGATGGTCTATGGACCGTCTTAAAGTCCAACAGCTTATCGAAGGTCAATCCTTTGATGAATTTAAACACGCGTTAATTTCTGCCTAG
- a CDS encoding CoA-binding protein: MNNPYEILNVSQTFVIAGINNKPESYAYRIYKLLEQKGKTVLGVNPNYTEINGKTVYPSFSEITDTVDVAVMVVNPKIGIHMLESIKEKSINVLWLQPGTVNDVLRAKAKELDLNVIEACVLKEYAINEQ, encoded by the coding sequence ATGAATAACCCTTATGAAATCCTAAATGTATCACAAACATTTGTGATAGCTGGAATTAATAACAAACCCGAATCGTATGCATACCGCATTTATAAATTGTTAGAACAAAAAGGTAAAACGGTTCTTGGTGTAAATCCAAACTATACAGAAATTAATGGCAAGACCGTCTACCCTTCCTTTTCGGAAATCACGGACACCGTTGATGTTGCTGTGATGGTTGTTAATCCTAAAATTGGCATTCACATGCTCGAATCAATTAAAGAGAAAAGCATCAACGTTCTCTGGCTTCAACCCGGCACCGTAAACGACGTTTTACGTGCCAAGGCAAAAGAACTTGATCTCAATGTAATCGAAGCCTGTGTGCTTAAGGAATACGCTATAAACGAGCAATAA
- the nrdI gene encoding class Ib ribonucleoside-diphosphate reductase assembly flavoprotein NrdI, with translation MIVVFDSLTGQCQRFAEKLGVPCIDILEYEPMDEDIFLVTRSWDFGKVTEETKAFLEHEAAKVVGVAVGGNRNWGTNFGAAGDKIHDEYNIELVLKFEGSGFTKDVEIVQQWLESYKGRTK, from the coding sequence GTGATTGTGGTTTTTGACAGTTTAACGGGGCAATGTCAACGATTTGCGGAAAAACTTGGCGTACCATGTATTGATATCTTAGAGTATGAACCGATGGATGAAGACATTTTTTTGGTAACGCGGTCATGGGATTTCGGTAAGGTAACGGAAGAGACCAAAGCATTTTTGGAACACGAAGCTGCAAAGGTCGTTGGCGTTGCGGTTGGTGGCAATCGCAATTGGGGCACAAACTTCGGTGCAGCAGGCGATAAAATTCATGATGAATACAATATTGAACTTGTTTTAAAGTTTGAAGGATCAGGATTCACAAAAGATGTGGAGATTGTTCAACAATGGCTTGAATCATATAAGGGGAGGACAAAATAA